GGGTGTGAAGTCGTCCGCGCCGCGCGCCCGTGTGCGGGCAAACTTTGAGAAGCTCGAAGTGGACGGACACGCCTAAGGACAGTAGATCGCCTGTCGCGCGGCGTCCTCGTTCGTGGGGTCCCGCCGCAGCAGCTCTTTAAACTGCTCGCAAGCCTCGTCCATCTCGCCCAGCATCATCAGCGTCATCGCCATGTCATAGCGGGCCTTGTCGTGGTTCGGATTCGCGGCCACGACCTGACGGAGAGTTTGAAGCGAACCATCGAAGTCCCCTTCGAAGCCTTGGATGAGGCCGATCTGCCAATGGGCATCGTAGTGGTTGGGGTCTTCGCCCAGCACCTGTTGAAGGT
The sequence above is drawn from the Chthonomonas sp. genome and encodes:
- a CDS encoding tetratricopeptide repeat protein; its protein translation is MSITEQFQLGFAARCEGRYDDARRHLQQVLGEDPNHYDAHWQIGLIQGFEGDFDGSLQTLRQVVAANPNHDKARYDMAMTLMMLGEMDEACEQFKELLRRDPTNEDAARQAIYCP